Within the Pseudomonadota bacterium genome, the region GGGAGTGGAGTGAGTGCTTTTTTGCAGGATTTTGTAGTGGGAGAGAATATCGGGATTGTCGGGTGCGAGTTCCAGGGCTTTTTTCAGCATCCATTCCGCGCGGTCCGGCATATCTTTTTTGAAGTATATCCAGCCCAGGGTATCGGTGACTGCCGGATTGTCGGGCTGGTATTCATAGGCCAGCTGGGCCAGCCGTAAAGCCTCGTTGATCTTTTCCGGCTGATGTTCACAATAGAGCCAGGCAAGGTTGTTGGCCAGGCCTGGTGATTCCGGCGTAATCGTGAGCCCCTCCTGAAGGATGATAATGGCCTTGCTGGTCTGGCCTTCTTGGTCATAAATTTGTGCCAGCCTTATCCTGGCTTCCGGAAAATCATGGACCCTGCTGATGGCTTTCAGCAGGGTTTTTTTCAGCTGTTCACGGTCGTGCTGATAGAGAATGAAAAGTTTCAAAAAAGCAGTTCTGGTTGCAAAATCGGAATCAAGCATCCTGGTGAAGGTTTTAATAGCCGCCGTTTTATTGCCGGTCTGTAGCTGGATTTCGCCCAGAATAGAGGATAGGTAGTGGTTTTCCGGATTTTTTTGTATTTTCCGTTTGATGAATGCCACCGCCTGGTGGTGTTTTTTTTCTTTCATGAGGCTGTGGACAAAAAGTTCCATGGCGTCAGTTGGCATCGTGTTCTGCTGTAGATCCTGCAGCAGTTTTCTGGTTTCATCCTGGTTGCCGCTGCCAAACGCGGCCTTTGCCAGGCCGAAAATGGGCGTGGGTGTTTTCAGGTTGAGCAGCAGTGCGGTTCGATAGCTGGTTGATGCCTGGTTGAAATCTTTCTGGGCTAAATAAAGATTGCCCATGATTAAGTGGGCGCGAAAATTTTCCGGCTCCATTTCTTCAACTCTGCGGGCATGGATCATGGCCGGCTCGAAGTCGCCGGCCTGGTAATACGAGTCGGCCAGGGTCAGTTCGGCTTCGGAAAATCCGGGGCTTAATTCAAGGGTTTTTCGGAGATTTTTCCGGCCGAGATTATCCATCCCGCGTGCCAGGAACGAAAGGGCAAGAAAGTAATGGCCATTGGGTATGGTTGGTTCTTTTTCCAGTATTCCCTGGAAAAGTGAGGTCGCGCGGTGGTATTCGCCATTGAAAAGGGCCACCTTGCCCTTGAGCAGCATTAAGTCAATCTCTTTTTCTTCCGTTGCAGTGAGAGAACTGAGCAGGGATTCTGCCTGGTGGAATTGACGCCCGGCCAGAAAGGTTTCGGCCAGCATTTTCCTGGCATACTGATTTTCGGGTGCTTGTTCGAGAATCTTTTCAAGGACATTTATACTTTCTTCCTGTTTCCCGGTTTCAAAATAAAATCCGGCCAGTTTTATCCGCAGGTGAATATTTTCGGCATC harbors:
- a CDS encoding tetratricopeptide repeat protein, which encodes MLLIFKQYIFPLLKRSQLLLLLLLIIISACKTEKTPPEARWLQSGNAHYADHEYSLALHDWQKAMDIQPDNLKLYRKIGRLYFNQADYHQALTTYGKLLRRQPKAWDVWLQVARIQLQLLDIRAATESYKKCRDKLTTTESFIFAGDLLAARSDFAGAEHYYQQALSREDKSQVALARLAVCLLGQHQKNKAEEIFQELAGQAPTAAEILVQMSHYEQLKDDYPQAESYLIKAISHDAENIHLRIKLAGFYFETGKQEESINVLEKILEQAPENQYARKMLAETFLAGRQFHQAESLLSSLTATEEKEIDLMLLKGKVALFNGEYHRATSLFQGILEKEPTIPNGHYFLALSFLARGMDNLGRKNLRKTLELSPGFSEAELTLADSYYQAGDFEPAMIHARRVEEMEPENFRAHLIMGNLYLAQKDFNQASTSYRTALLLNLKTPTPIFGLAKAAFGSGNQDETRKLLQDLQQNTMPTDAMELFVHSLMKEKKHHQAVAFIKRKIQKNPENHYLSSILGEIQLQTGNKTAAIKTFTRMLDSDFATRTAFLKLFILYQHDREQLKKTLLKAISRVHDFPEARIRLAQIYDQEGQTSKAIIILQEGLTITPESPGLANNLAWLYCEHQPEKINEALRLAQLAYEYQPDNPAVTDTLGWIYFKKDMPDRAEWMLKKALELAPDNPDILSHYKILQKSTHSTPKPVGGSGGIISG